The genomic stretch GCAAACTGTCTTGTTCTAAGACTTCATTGTACTTGTACTGTAAACATAGGTTAATAAACTGCAGAAATGAAGGAAGATTACAGACTGAATTCACCTACCTGTGACAACAtaatcacaggatcacagaaaaACTTGGACTGGAAGGGAGCTTAGAGCTCATCTCttttcaccccctgccatgggcagggtccCCTTTCACTGGACTGtgttgttccaagccccatccaacctggcctggaacacttccagggatggggcagccacagcttctctgggcaacctgtgccagggcctcaccaccttctgagtaaaaaacttcttcctaaCGTCTAACCTAGATCTCAtctctattttaaaattgttctcccttgtcttatcactatctgcccataTAAAAAgttgctttccctcttttttttagaagtaccccttaggctctggaaggggctctaaggtttCCTCAGAGCCTTCTTGTCTCTAGGCTAAACAACCCCTGCTCTCTGAGCCCGTCTTtagagcagaggggctccagcccttggagcatctttgtggccttcTCTGGCCCTGCTCTAACAGTTCCACaactttcttgtgctgagggcCCCAGAgttggatgcagcactgcaggtgggatttcaggagggcagagcagaggggcagaatctcctccctcaacctgctgcccagTCCAattttggtgcagcccaggatgtgtttggctttctgggctgcaagtacACATGGCCAGCTCATCCACAAgaacccccaagtccttctctgcagggctgctctcggTATGTTCATCTTCCAGTCCAGATTCATGTCTGGGATTGCCGTGACCATGTGCAGCACCTGCACTTggacttgttgaacttcatgaggttttcGTGGGCCCACATGCCAAGTTTTTCtgggtccctctggatggcagtGTTAGGTATCACCCCTTAGGAGACAACAGTccataaagaaaatgaaaagctgagaaaaaaactAGTTTTAAAGATTATATTGTTTAATCTAAGATTATTTAATACTTCTACATAAGGTAGCACGTGTCTGTATATAGGTATACAATGCATGTGTCACACaaatatatgtacacacagagATATAGGCAAGGGTTTACAATCAGCCAACAGGTGAAAGCTGGCAGGCTAAGCCTTCATCTGCATTTTTGGCAGGGATTTCAGGGACTgtgttttaaatacttaaaatgaCTGCATATCAGCACTTCTAGATGAAGCTACTTGCATCTTACGTTAAGGATTCGTTTTCTTATGCAAAAAATACACATCCTTATATTTTCAAGCTCAGTAAAGTGGTTGTTTTTACACTCTATAAATGGCTTTCTCAGTACATCTCTTAATGACCAGCATATACTTTAGTAattgcagcagcactgactcACAGCACACAGTATGGTGTTACTATGTGCTTATTGCACTGCAGTTCTTGCTGCTCAGACAGAAGAGCTTCTTCAAAGCAGGCCTCAGCAACCCCGATGTTTCACGGGGATTTACTGCTCCATAAAATACAGAGCCAGGTTGAAAGAGTTAAGGGtgataaaaaaaggttttattaaacaaaattattttcgAGAATTTTATTTGACCTTCTGTTGCCTCTTTCATAAATACTCATCCTTTTGTTTCTGAGTGGAGACAGCTCTTGTTCCTTACTACTCCATGTGAAAGACCCCAACGAGTTCTGCCTCTCACGTGGAGTCTTTGCTTCAGAAAGGATCCCTGCAGAACAATGACAAGGTGCTTGTGTGGCATTCATCCTGACTGGGGTCCTAACAATCTTTTCTCCACTCGAGCAGGAgacctcctggctctgcccaggagTGACTGTGTCGTGGCAGAGCGGCTGTGCCTCTCGGACTCCACCTGCAATGCCACGTACAGGATCCTGGAAAACTGTGCCCTGGCCAAGACTCGCCTCCTTCCACTGGATCACGATAGCAGGGTCAGATGTCTGAATGCAGAGCTGGACCTTGGGAACAGCTCTTTGCTGCACTGCAAGTGTCACCGGCGCATGAAGAGACAGGAGCACTGCTTACGTGTCTTCTGGACCGTTCACTCCAGCATGACAGATGGTGAGATGAAAAAATAGGAATTTACAAGGTACTAGCAAGGCTTGCCCCTGCCCCCCATCTGAAAACAGCTGTGAAAGGCCACTTCCCAACACTGCAGGTATTGCTTTGGAACGACATCTAGTAAAGAGAATTTACTGCTGTGTTTGATAAGCAGAGAAAACTGGTCGGGTCTGGGACCAGCCCTTCAAATACACCAGGGACTCTAAGATATAAAGGCAGCTACTCTGAGGCAGTTAAATTTAGTGCTGTAAAAAATACCTCAAAATGGTCCTATCTGTCCATCACTGAAAGGCACTTGTGATTATGACACACACTGTCATGGCATCCCtgaatgtgctgctgctttttttactGGGATGCTTCTACTTGACCTCTCACTAAAgcctgtctgtgctgctcagctcctcaCTCCTACTGAGGCTGGAAATGCCAGATGACTTAGACCAAATTCCAGCCAGACAAAATGTAGTGCTGGGTTTACACACTAGTACCTTTGCATTTCCAGCAGAACCATTCCTGGCATTTGGATCTGAGCAAGACAGAGCACCTCTGAACTCCAGCCTGAGGAAAGAGCTAGgcataaataagaaaaatacccatttaagaataaacaaacaaacaagtaaataaGCAAGCTGGTCACAAAGCATTTCTTCCACTGCATGAAATATCTTGTATCTTGCCTAGGTTATTTCAGTTTGGAGACCTCTCCCTATGAGAACCCAGCAAATGAAGAACACTGGAAGACAGATTATAATAAACTGGCAGCTCTGGTATCAGGTAAAAATTGTAATGGTTACATGATATAATGCTGCCCTCTCTTACCTTTTCAGAGGCTGAAGGTTATTAGGAACAATTTGGGGTAATGGCCCCTTTAATCAGAGGAATACCTGCTCTGGATACTTGCCTAAATTTGTTCCTGCTATCAAGTGTGAATACAGCCACAGATCCAGGCCCATAAAACCAGGAATAACCCACAATGATCAATTTTCTGAAACAAGCACCCTACCAtgaactaataaaaaaaatccccttttgtAACTAATATAACTACAGTGTCATACTGCAGGCACGTACAAGGACtgatttgctttgttctttttgaTGTTCCAAATCTGGCCATCAAGAAAGGGCTATTTCCTGCTTCCACACAGAATCTTTTCTTGGGGCTCTGCTCAtggtttctgtgtttcttgtgGCTTTATAGGCTCACAGTTAGCGGGAGATGCAACAAACCCGTGCCTGAAAGAAACTCATGTCTGTAATCTGAGCAAGAAGTGTGTCCGTCTGCGCACAGACTACGCCTCCACCTGCACCAGGGCGGCGGGGAGTGAGGACGTGTGTGACCGGCGCAAGTGCCTCAGGGGGCTGAGGAACTTCTTTGAGAAAGTCCCTGAGGATTTCACCAAAAGGATCCTCTTCTGTCCGTGTCAAGATGAATTTTGTGGGGAAAGACGCCGGAAAACTATTGTTCCTGATTGTTCCTTCCAGTCTAACACCAAACCCAGTTGCCTCTGGCTGCTGGACTTATGCTTAGAGGACCCTTTCTGCAAGTAGGTCCGGCAGCAGCGGATGTTGGCCAAGAGAGGAAAACAACGTAGACACTGATGgtctcattttccttcctgcagatCCCGACTGGCTGACTTCCAACAAAACTGTCAACCTGCGGACACGTCTCCAGATGGCTGCTCTCTGCACAACCATGCTGCATGCCTGCAGGCTTACATGGGGATGATTGGTAAGTGATATCCACAGGAGCATACAGGGTAGATGCTTTCAGGCCACGAACTTGCAGGCACACTCTGATGCTGTAAAGGAccatcctgctctcctgcaggaCGTGGTGCTCAGTGTACCAGTGAATATGCTGTACTGATTGATGCCAGTGCTCCCCCTTGCCTCTGAGGCAAATGCAGCCCAAAGAGAGCTCTTCCCTGGCATTTATTGCTGTACTTTGTCCCATCCTCTGTTACCAAATCAGGAGATTTCTCAACACCTGTTTGCATCCTCGGCTGGTGCAAAGTGCTCTAAGGGCCTCATCAACGGGGCTCTCTGGGCTTGTGTGAACTAAGTCATTCGTGATGCAGGAGTTACATCCCATCACAGCAGGGATTAAACACTGCATTCCATCACTGCCCAACTTTTATACACCTAATGGTTGGTTAATATTGTGCACAATGTGTTCTCAGGGCCAGCCAGAACATGGCACTACAAGCTGTTTGAAGGAAGGTCGTCTTTGGTTTGAGTTATTTACTGCCAACAACGTTTTCAGAGTGGCTCAAGAGAGGAGCTGtaaagagcagcagcatctcagaAGCTGTAAATATAGACTGTACCTTCCATTTTCCCAGATGCctctgctggttttgtgctAAATGAACACTGGCTGAATGGCACACTATGGGTGTGCAGTATTTGCTTGGCAAAAGGCACCTGGCCACACAGTGTTACCAGCTACACAAGGAGCAGGAGCACCTTTTGCTGCCATATGGTCGTACCACAGCTGAGCCCCTGCAGGTGCTTCCCATCCTTCAGTCTAATGCATCCACCAGCTTCAGTTCCCAGTACCTCTCACCATCAGAGTGCCTGAGTCAGGGGTAGCAATCTCCACACTTTCTCACAGGCCAGCAGACTTCAGATTGGTTCCTCAGGCCTGGGTCACCTGGCTGGGAGTCCTGACCTGGCCTGGGTAACACACTTATCACAGTGGAAGGCTTCTGCCTCCAGGGCAGCATTCCCTTTAGTATGACATGATTGCTGATGTTTCTTTCATCCGGGGGTTTGGGACAGGCACACCCATGACACCCAACTATGTCAGTAACTCCAGTGTGGAGGTCTCCCTGTGGTGTACCTGTGAGAGCAGCGGCAACCAGAAGGAGAAGTGTGACCAGATACTCGGCATGTTTGAGAGCAACAAATGCCTTGGTAAGCATCAATCACATCACAGAGAAACAGCTCAGCATGGGGGAATTCAACTCCTGTGGTTTCAAGATCCTACCTTGCACTGCTCTTGTGTATAGTTCTGTCTTCTTCTGCAATATCTCCATAATCTCCTCTGCAACCTATGGgaccagcctggctctgctctcagaagtgtttctctgtcttttgGAAACACTTCTGTTCATCTCAAACACCATGAAGCTGTTTCCAAACACCATTCAAATGAAGGGCACTGCAAAAACTTCACAAGGGGAGGTCAGATGTGCTGTGTCCATAGGTTGCTGAGTAACCACGTCTGTGAGGATTATGGGTTGGGATTCCCCTCCTGTCCTCGTTCCTCTACTCTCCTTTGGCCCTCAATTACTTGATCAACATAAGTAGCTCCTGAGGCAGCCTGTAATTAGATTCAGCAGCATAGCAGTtacaaaaaaatcctgttacatgcaactgtatttttttatctcccTAGCATTTTAGCAACATACCTTAAtgagatttaaatatttaatgtttgtAAAAGCTTCCAAAGGATATAAAAGAAACCAGCATCATTATGTAAATGATTAATATTTAAACCTACCTCCTGCAGTATAGAAGAGCCTTACACCCAGCACTGTAGATACATCTACAACCTAAACATCCCACCTGAGATACTAAAAATCAGCCCCTTACAAAATACACAGTTGGGAAAGTCACAGAAGGACCCAAAAGTCCTCAAGTACAGTGCAAACACTTTTGCAGTCTCCTCAACCTCACAAGCAAACCCACAAACTGACAGGCCATTCACTGAACAGAGAATACATATTTTCTAAATCAAGGCCACACAGCCTGTGAGTGCATTTCTAAAATAGCTTCCCTAGATTTCTGTTCACTAGACTCCAAGACTGCACAAGAAAAGCACAATGAGACTCTTGCTTTACTTCTGTTTGCAGAAAATGCCATTTGGTCTCAAATGCACCTGAAGCAGACAGCTCTAGAAAGACAGGAAGACTTACCTTATTCATCTTCCCTAAGCTTCCAAGGAGACAGTGCCAGCACATCTCTTGCTTCAGAAATGTCCCAGGTATGCATTGCTTTGTTGTCTTCACAAAGCAGTGAGTCAAGTAGCCTAGAGACAGTAGCTGAAAAACCTTGGATCTGGAAATGTGTGACTTTGGACATCAAAGCGAGGGATGCCACGTGCATGTGGAACACTGAACCACTCTACCTTCAGCTGTTCCTTTCACAGACAAGCAGAAATAGGAAGCCACATGCCTGGCCACAGGAGTTTCAATGGTCTCACATTAGGGCTCTGAACTGGAGGCTCTGCAGCCAGAAGTTTGAGCATAAATGTGTCTAACTGGGACTCATCCCTCCTTTTCATTTCCCAGGTGGCTGAAGGGAAGATGCAGCGAGACAGCTCTGAACACAGCAGCATGCCTTTGGCCTCCTCTGAGCattctggagctgctgcttcttggcCTTCTCTGGCTCTGTTCCTGCCCCTGTTGCTGAACATTAACTTGGCATAAACGGAATCTTTCCTTCCCATATTATTAATCTTATTCCATATCCAGGCATGTCCCACTACAGATTTACCTTTGGGAAACAGAAGGCTTTCAGACAAGAGGAATGGAACAGCCTTAACCCAGAATAGCAGGCTCTGGAAACCTCCCCACGTACTTGCAGCCCACTTTCCCCGCGTCAGTTcgcactgagctctgcagatGTGGTTCTCACCACTGCTTCTGCCATGTATGCATTGTGAGTAACAGCCAGGCTCATGTTCCAGCTCAGTAGTTTAAAACAAAGGTCTGAGTTCTGTCAGAACTTGTGCAGGGTTTGGTTTCTGACTGCAGGGATGACCTGACACAGGATGTCCACCCAGCCCACCTTCTGGAGCTCCTCCTTGGGCCTGCAGTCACTGAATGGTttctgttggaagggaccttaaagacgatcttgttccacccctgccatgggcagggacaccttccactatcccaggttgctccaagccccatccaacccggccttgaacacttccagggatggggcagccacagcttctctgggcaacctgtgccagggcctcaccaccctcactgggaagaagtttttcctaatatgtaaTCAAAACATACgttctttcagtttaaaaccattgccccaTGTCCTGTCACCACAGGCCCTGGTGTATCTGCCCTTATCATCCTCCTTTATATATTGAAAGAAGACCTACAACAGGGTCTCCACAGAGCCTTCTTCTCTCCAGACCAAACCAAGTCTactgtctcagcctttcctcatagagaggtgttccagccccCTCATtttcatggcctcctctggggCTGCTTGAACAGGTCCATGTCTATCATGTACTGggcaccccagagctggatgctgaACTCCAGGTTCAGGTGGGGTGGGCTGGAGGAGAAGAATCACCTCTCAGCCTGCTGGCCATGTTGCTTTTTatgcagcccaggctgcaagatggttttctgggctgcaagtgcccATTACCTACTCATGTCCAATTTTCCATTTACCAtacccccaagtccttttctgcagggctgctctcaatccattcatcCCCCACTCTGTGTTGGCATTGAGGGCTGTCCCAAACCAGGTGTGGCATCTTCCACTTGGACTTGTTGAACTTAATGAGGTTTGTGTGGATCTACTTCTCAAGTCTGTGAAGGGTAAGCATATCATAAAGACTAGGAGTCTGTACTCCAGGGTGGGTTGCAAAGAAAGCTCAATAAACAGACACATAAAGTCCCTGGTAAACACCATTTCTGGATTACTTTCAGTTCCCTtttcaaatccattttttaaGTATATGAAAAATACCATTCCAGATCAAGGACACTATACTAGAGTTTATATTCTTGCTCCATTCTGTTTTGCCCCTTGCAACGTATATATAATCCATTATCACAGCTTGCAACAcacttgggttttgttgttcAAGATGGACTTCTGTGCTCAACTCCAGTAAATTTAGTTTTACCCAGCAAAAGATGATCTTGCCTGGCCTCAGGACAAACCTTCTCAGTAACCCTTAGGGAATGCATATAGCTCACTGAAGATGTATTGACCACAAAACCCCTGGGACACTCAGTTGCAAAAATCTCCTTGTACCTCTCCACATACTCAAGTTGCCATTGCCCCTTCCAGCTGCTtgccccatccccagctcctctgccaaGTGCTGCTTCATGACCTGTTTATTCCGAGTGTAAATGTGTGCACTGTGTAACTGCTGTTAGTTTGTACTGCGTTTGCCTGTTAAAATGTGGTGTTAAGTGAATATTGATTTCTAAGCATAGGTTAACAGTCTGCAATCAATTGTGTGCAAGAGTTGCCTCATCAGCCAGCCTACACTTTTGAATAGCCAGAAACTCGGCTCAAAACAGCTCCTCCATGCACATGTATAGTGCCCATTGCTCACCCTGAGAGGCAACAGATCTGAACAGTACTATACACACCCAAACAAGATTACAGTCCTGAACAGAGGCAGAACAGGTGAGTATTCTTTTTATCCTGTGCTTTGTCTGTTGCCAGGGAAGCACCAGCTAGGTAATATGCTGTGGTTCCCAGTCACTGTCAGACACCTTATTACAGAATCTTATACTGTCACATGTATCAGAGTAATTATCCTTCTGCAGGattaatatttccatttccactTCCACTTTTCTGTTTACTTCCTGGGCAGGTAGAACAAGGAAATCACTGCATGGAGCAGAATGATCTCCTCTGTCACACAGAGAAGCAATATGTTATTTCTGTGCAGTAggaacaaataccatgtctttttaaaaaacaggagTACTAATGCTGGTATTTCTCATTACCTACTGAAATATGGCTATTTGGAGCAAGAGACAGCACTAGAATGTTTGCTACCATTGTTTAACAAAAACAGAGTCCAAGTAACAACAATATAATATCTACATTAGACCATCCTCCATGTGGTGGGACTAGAAATGTGTCAAGACTCCTGACTGTAATGTAATAGCATCTGTCATCTCAGAATTTAATGGAGAGCAacagtgaagaagaaaatgttgttcTTTGCAGTATTCCACACATCAGAGAGAATATTTGTGAGTATAAAGGAGTGGATTTCCCTGAGCCGTCTGTACCACACACACTGGTACACAATGTACTCATCTACTCATCTGCACTGGgatctttcctctttcccagctTCAGTGCTCTAAGACAGGTTGGTAGTGAAAAAGGAATGAGCATTTTGTTGTTCATGTTTAGGGCACTGTGGACCTCTAGCTCTTTACCCCTGCTAAGAAGGTTATTGATGGCGATTGCACTCTCCTGTCATGTCCTTGGTTACACCACAGGAAAATACTTGACAAATCCTGAGACAAATCCTGCCTTGGactgaaattaaagcaaaaagtgtcagtttgggttttttccaagtgCCCTGCCTCCCTTTCACGTGCACGTTTATAATCACAGCTGCCTCTTAGGCTTGTTCATCAATAACTGCAAGCGAAATTCACCGCTAACTACACTTGCATTCACAGGTACTCTCACTGCTGGGAGTACAAACCCATTTTCTCTTAGACTTTTCTGACACCTGATCTCCAAATATCACAGTTTTTCAACTACACAGCATATATGCATGCATAAGTATAGCTGCTACTAGAAATGTCATGCCAGTATCAGTATCAGGTCAGTTCTGTTAGCACCACCAATGTTCCAAGACTGGCACAGTTACCTAAACCCAGTCCTTACTGACCACACAAGAGGGCAGTTTACAACCCCCCCCCTCAGCTTCTGTTCCCAGAAAGTGGAATACAGCATCCTGTGAGCACATGTGGTCTCACAAAATATAAtccacaaaatacaaaaataatccAATAAAGATTCTCTATCCAGACAGTCTTAATATTGAGCTCTCAGCAACCATATATGAAAAGGGAACCCTCTAATTGTTGTAATgtagatattattttttaaagagtaaaataatGTGAAGTCTCACTAATAAAATTTATCTTGCAACTCTAGAAGTCTCCTGCCTTCCTTTGCATTTAATAGAAGCTACACTCCTTGTCTCCACTGCTGGAGGCCCTAtgggaaagaaatttaaagaacAGAGTTAGAATCTCTTACAAAGCAATCTTAACAACTTTTACAGACAGTATCCTGTCAGGTACTTCAGCTGTTGCTTCTAGAACTCTGGTAGAGCTTTAGATCCCTTAACGTGGTCTAATGTAGCATTTACAAAGGGCATTCATATAGTCCTCTAGCAGGGAGCTCAGGCAACTGTATTAGGTAAGTGGTTTCTTGTGACAAGTGGGAGAAGCAATGCACGTTTCTTGCCCGAGGTCATAAGTAAGGTGAAGACAGAGATAAGCCTTGAATTTGGAAGCCCAAAGTTACGGTGTCCTTGCCTCATTAAAATCATTCCCACTGCCTCCAAGAAGTGCCTACGTTTCAGTAAGAATCAAGTGgctgcagttttccttttaaaagggGGAACAAAATGTTGTTGcagatgaggaaaagctgagccTTGCTTCAAACTGATTCCTGGCTACAGATCCCTGGCACACCTCTCCAAATCTGTTGGCAATAAAAGGTAACTTTCAGTTGACAGGAAAACACTGCAGGTTCGGCATCTGTAAAGAATGAAAGTGTCTTTTTCAATACATCCTAAAAATCTCATCACTATTTGCCAAAATGGTAGACAGCTTGACACGGGAATAAAAAGGAGAGTTGTCAAAGTAATCTTTGAGGTGTCCATGAACCAGACAAAGCTTTTGGGAACAACAGTGGAGAAAGAGGAAGCcaaccagcactgctgagctccACAGGATCGCTCAGCGCTGCTGTGGAATCACAGCCCGCAGCTATTCCACAGCTGCTTCCCCCGTCGAGACAGATCCCGGTAAATACGATCAGAGGCTAATTACTTCTACCCCAGGGACTTTGTGGCCGAACCTTTCTTCATTTGAGGGAGGGTCGGTTGAGGCTGAGCTTGGTTAGTCTCTAATGGAAGCTCTTCTGATAGGTGATTAGCTCTCCTCCAGGAAGTCACTTGGTGTTTGGGTTTCTTGCAAACCCCAGGGTTAGCAGAGGTCAGGGGATGCTGCACTTTCTCCAAGTGCCTTCATGAAAATAGCCCCACATACTTTCCATTTACAGCTGATCACCTCCATTATCCCCAAGCTAGGAGGAGATGATCAGCAATTGTTAAGTGCTTGAATCAGACTAATAGCTCACTGCTAATTCCCCCAGTAATGGGAATCTAAATTCCTGGTAAACAAACTGACTGCTTTTCACACACAGGGACGAATGCCAAAAGCCTAATATTAGAGCTCTGGAACTAAAGCTTTTAGAGCAATCCTGTCCACTCAAAGATATTTAATGACATTACGTACtaaataattagaaaatgaaGGCCCACTTGGAATCAATGAGTTACTGTCTAATTAAGATGACAAAGGGGCTCTACccttttttaaacaagtttaTACTAAAATGGTGTACCTGATAAATGGTGCTGATAACTATGTCTTTACCTTTGGGCAGAACAAGCAGACATTAAGCTAGCACAAAAtaatggtgtgatttttggctcatcttttttccccttggtctctcctgttttcctgtAAGGCATGTGATTCAGCTGTTCCTCCCCCCATCAAATGACAGAATTTATTAAGCAACGTTCAAATCACTTATCCTGATGGAGATAAAACCATCTTTGCCTTTGCTTTATTGTATGGCCACAATCACAGAGTTCACACCACAAGATGCTTGAAGAGCTGAGAGCTGACTGGAGCTTCTAGAAGCACTTTGCAGGAAGAACTGCTAGTGGGCTTTTGAGCACAGGAGAAGATTATCTACACACAGAGAGAACTGTAAAAAGACTGAGAAATGTTCTACTGATAATATGgctgaattaaaattaattagtaaATCATATGACATCCTTATCTTcaaactggagagacatgggTTTGAAGGGTGGACTAATcggtggataaggaattggcaGCCAGGgttgtggtcaatggctctGTGTCCAGCAGGGCGAACAAAGTGCCACTGTACTCTCCtccctttcactttttttccccaccagaCTAGCacttaaattgctttttcttctgtttaagtTTGCCCATTAGATACTGTCATTATAGGTCACTGAGCCCCACTGCAAGAAACTGGAATTTCTTTAACCATCTGCACGCAGTTACTTGTTCTCCAGCTTTCCAAAccatcagctttttcttttttttcctcctccctaaAGAATCTTTTGATTAACTGAAGTCAATTTTGCTAAGTGCTAGTGGCTCTAAGAAGCTTGTTTTGTCAGTGATCCCCAGAGCTCCATTATGTTTTCAGGGCTACAAAACAGGAATTGCTCTGTCTTTCTGTAGAAATGTAAGATTAGCAGCTAATTCTTCCAGCCTCAAGCTCTTTGCATTTCACACCCATCATTCCAAATCAGGGTATGTGCATTTGTTATGACAATTCTAGCAGAAATTAGCGAAGAgatttcccatctttttctCAATTTCAATCCATTCTTGTGCAAAATTTTTAATGCACAAGGAATCCAGATCCACAAATACATTACTCAACTGATTGCTATTCTAGTCCCaactgggagctgcagtggtATCACAACAGAAGGACTGTTGTGCACTGAACACTTCATTCTTAATATGCAAGTACAAATCACAGTGTAAAGGGAACTAATACAGAACTACAGATCACAGAGCAAATGCCAGTTTTATGGACATTTTCAACACAGAAAGGCCCTTAGACAGAGAAAGATTATGACTTGTCATGAAGCAATTTACTAAAACGCTGGGAGTAATATCTGAGCTATTTTATTCACACTATGTAGGACACGACTTCCCCCCTACAGGGTTGAAATGCTAACATTAGGAGCTCAAGGTTGGCCTGTCTTCTCGAGCATCATCGAGTAACAGCTTCCAGCTGGCAAATCAGATACAATAAAATGGTAACGAAATGGAGAGATGATGAGTTGATCAATTTActagattatttttcatttgttttggaTTGATCTCAGTTAGTAGATGTCACCAGGAGCCC from Chiroxiphia lanceolata isolate bChiLan1 chromosome 15, bChiLan1.pri, whole genome shotgun sequence encodes the following:
- the GFRA3 gene encoding GDNF family receptor alpha-3, which translates into the protein MGPALLLGLLLSRAGDLLALPRSDCVVAERLCLSDSTCNATYRILENCALAKTRLLPLDHDSRVRCLNAELDLGNSSLLHCKCHRRMKRQEHCLRVFWTVHSSMTDGYFSLETSPYENPANEEHWKTDYNKLAALVSGSQLAGDATNPCLKETHVCNLSKKCVRLRTDYASTCTRAAGSEDVCDRRKCLRGLRNFFEKVPEDFTKRILFCPCQDEFCGERRRKTIVPDCSFQSNTKPSCLWLLDLCLEDPFCKSRLADFQQNCQPADTSPDGCSLHNHAACLQAYMGMIGTPMTPNYVSNSSVEVSLWCTCESSGNQKEKCDQILGMFESNKCLENAIWSQMHLKQTALERQEDLPYSSSLSFQGDSASTSLASEMSQVAEGKMQRDSSEHSSMPLASSEHSGAAASWPSLALFLPLLLNINLA